One region of Thermosipho affectus genomic DNA includes:
- a CDS encoding ATP-binding cassette domain-containing protein, with protein sequence MEKKNLEVIDFSAYSNNIPLFENINFSLNTGEIMVLYGPRGSSKSALLRSFARLNEEVYNDIRYVGSVNICGKDLFEYDVKDLRSKVLYIDTNFFEALDYLTFGEFLELATDEELLSFDSYLSILDDFGILKSLPNGFETRLSSFYVLEKILTLLFVSYLKNSQIVILDCILDHLDDDHLQVVSKILKQNVVSNEKSLIIATRFFKRFLPLSDLLISMKNGKIEFEGKPKDYTIVR encoded by the coding sequence ATGGAAAAGAAAAATCTTGAAGTAATTGATTTTTCCGCCTATTCAAATAATATCCCGCTTTTTGAAAACATTAATTTCTCTTTAAATACAGGCGAAATTATGGTACTTTATGGACCCCGTGGTTCTTCTAAATCTGCCCTTTTGCGCTCTTTTGCACGATTAAATGAAGAAGTGTATAATGATATAAGGTATGTGGGAAGTGTAAATATATGTGGAAAGGACCTTTTTGAGTATGATGTAAAGGATTTGAGGAGTAAGGTTTTATACATTGACACGAACTTCTTTGAGGCGTTAGATTATTTAACTTTTGGTGAATTTTTGGAACTGGCTACAGATGAGGAGTTGCTTTCTTTTGATAGTTATCTTTCAATATTGGATGATTTTGGTATCTTAAAATCACTTCCCAACGGTTTTGAGACACGCCTGTCATCGTTTTATGTTTTGGAGAAGATATTAACTCTTCTTTTTGTCTCATACCTGAAAAATTCTCAGATAGTTATTTTAGATTGCATATTAGACCACTTAGATGATGATCACTTGCAGGTTGTTTCTAAAATTTTAAAGCAAAACGTAGTTTCAAACGAAAAATCGTTAATAATTGCCACGCGCTTTTTTAAGCGTTTCCTTCCTTTATCGGATTTGTTAATTTCAATGAAAAATGGTAAAATTGAATTTGAGGGAAAGCCAAAAGATTATACAATTGTGAGGTGA